One genomic window of Eptesicus fuscus isolate TK198812 chromosome 6, DD_ASM_mEF_20220401, whole genome shotgun sequence includes the following:
- the AKAP8 gene encoding A-kinase anchor protein 8 isoform X2 — protein MEQGYGGYGAWSAGPTNTQGYENYNYYGAQNTSVTTAATYSYGPASWEATKAGDGLAPGGPAIHMASYGPEPCTDNSDSLIAKINQRLDMMSKEGSRGGSSTGGEGMQDRESSFRFQSFDSYDSRPCLPEHNPYRPSYSYNYDFDLGPDRNGGFGSQYSDCRDPAREPRSLDGFMRGRDQGRFQDRSNAGTFMRSDPFMTSAASSQPLSAPWTELNYVGGRGLGGPAPSRPPPSLFSQSVAPQSMAPNYGVMGMQGAGGYENSVPYRCGQSQTRMRDRPRWRGFDRCGPDGMGRKRKQLQIYDEPDAKQARADSEGDFSENDDGAGDFRSGDEEFRGEDEFFDSGRQREKDDEDDEVKKRKEKQRRRDRMRDRAADRIQFACSVCKFRSFEDEEIQKHLQSKFHKETLRFISTKLPDKTVEFLQEYIVNRNKKIEKRRQELMEKESAKPKPDPFKGIGQEHFFKKIEAAHCLACDMLIPAQHQLLQRHLHSVDHNHNRRLAAEQFKKTSLHVAKSVLNNRHIVKMLEKYLKGEDPFTNEAVDPEIEGVDNLGGDDKEETPEEVAAEVLAEVITAAVKAVEGEGVPTPKSIEMPAEGESAVDTAEATSGPHPEQPLEADTHCAMASGKGDADAEAGSEGAQAGNKVAEAEGEAEAEGTVTITVPAPAAPAAPEAAVEQTDAESKDVTPTE, from the exons ATGGAGCAGGGCTACGGAG GCTATGGGGCATGGAGTGCTGGACCCACCAACACCCAGG GTTATGAAAACTACAATTATTATGGTGCCCAGAACACCAGCGTCACCACCGCAGCAACCTACAGCTACGGCCCAGCCTCCTGGGAAGCCACCAAGGCTGGTGATGGCCTGGCGCCTGGGGGTCCTGCCATACATATGGCTTCTTACGGCCCAGAGCCATGCACTGACAATTCTGACTCACTCATTGCCAAGATCAACCAACGTCTAGACATGATGTCCAAGGAAGGAAGCAGGGGTGGGAGCAGCACCGgtggggagggcatgcaggaCCGGGAGAG TTCCTTCCGCTTCCAGTCATTTGACTCCTACGACTCCAGGCCTTGTCTGCCTGAGCACAATCCCTACCGTCCCAGCTATAGCTACAACTATGACTTTGACCTGGGACCTGACCGCAATGGTGGCTTTGGCAGTCAGTACAGTGACTGTCGGGACCCTGCCCGTGAGCCCCGCTCGCTCGATGGCTTCATGCGGGGCCGGGATCAGGGCCGCTTTCAGGACCGGAGCAACGCTGGCACCTTTATGCGCAGTGACCCCTTCATGACATCAGCGGCCTCCTCCCAACCGCTGTCTGCTCCCTGGACAGAGCTGAACTATGTGGGTGGACGGGGCCTGGGAGGCCCCGctcccagcaggcccccaccttccctcttctcccagtctgtggccccCCAGTCCATGGCCCCCAACTACGGAGTGATGGGCATGCAGGGGGCTGGAGGTTATGAAAACTCTGTGCCCTACAGATGTGGCCAGTCACAGACCCGGATGAGGGATCGG CCCAGGTGGAGAGGGTTTGACCGCTGCGGCCCAGATGGCATGGGCAGGAAACGGAAGCAGTTGCAAATCTATGATGAGCCGGATGCCAAGCAGGCCCGGGCCGACAGCGAAGGAGATTTTTCCGAGAATG ATGATGGAGCTGGTGACTTCCGGTCAGGAGATGAAGAATTCAGGGGT GAGGACGAATTCTTCGATTCCGGGAGGCAGAGAG AGAAGGATGACGAGGATGATGAagtgaagaagaggaaggaaaagcaaagGAGAAGAGACAGGATGCGAGACCGGGCAGCTGACAG GATTCAATTTGCCTGTTCCGTGTGCAAATTTCGTagctttgaagatgaagaaatCCAGAAGCATCTGCAAAGCAAATTCCACAAAGAGACACTGCGGTTTATAAGTACCAAACTGCCTGACAAGACGGTGGAGTTCCTTCAG GAATACATTGTAAACAGGAATAAGAAGATTGAGAAGCGACGTCAGGAACTGATGGAGAAGGAAAGCGCAAAACCAAAACCAGATCCTTTCAAAG GGATTGGCCAGGAGCACTTCTTCAAGAAGATCGAGGCTGCTCACTGCCTGGCTTGCGACATGCTGATCCCTGCGCAGCACCAGCTCCTCCAGCGGCACCTGCACTCCGTGGATCACAATCACAACCGCCGG TTGGCTGCTGAACAGTTCAAGAAAACAAGTCTCCATGTGGCTAAGAGTGTTTTGAACAACAGACATATAGTGAAGATGCTGGAAAAATACCTAAAG GGTGAAGACCCTTTCACCAATGAAGCCGTTGATCCAGAAATCGAAGGAGTTGACAATTTAGGAGGTGATGATAAGGAAGAGACACCTGAGGAGGTGGCCGCAGAAGTGTTAGCTGAGGTGATTACAGCAGCGGTGAAGGCAGTAGAGGGGGAAGGAGTGCCCACTCCAAAGAGTATTGAAATGCCGGCTGAAGGGGAAAGCGCCGTGGACACCGCAGAGGCGACCAGTGGTCCCCATCCTGAACAGCCGCTGGAGGCAGACACACACTGTGCAATGGCGTCCGGGAAGGGGGACGCAGACGCAGAGGCCGGAAGTGAAGGTGCCCAGGCTGGGAACAAGGTTGCAGAGGCGGAAGGTGAAGCAGAGGCAGAAGGCACTGTAACAATCACTGTTCCTGCCCCAGCGGCCCCAGCGGCCCCAGAAGCTGCAGTGGAACAAACTGACGCAGAGTCCAAAGATGTCACTCCCACAGAATGA
- the AKAP8 gene encoding A-kinase anchor protein 8 isoform X1 produces the protein MEQGYGGYGAWSAGPTNTQGAYGTGVASWQGYENYNYYGAQNTSVTTAATYSYGPASWEATKAGDGLAPGGPAIHMASYGPEPCTDNSDSLIAKINQRLDMMSKEGSRGGSSTGGEGMQDRESSFRFQSFDSYDSRPCLPEHNPYRPSYSYNYDFDLGPDRNGGFGSQYSDCRDPAREPRSLDGFMRGRDQGRFQDRSNAGTFMRSDPFMTSAASSQPLSAPWTELNYVGGRGLGGPAPSRPPPSLFSQSVAPQSMAPNYGVMGMQGAGGYENSVPYRCGQSQTRMRDRPRWRGFDRCGPDGMGRKRKQLQIYDEPDAKQARADSEGDFSENDDGAGDFRSGDEEFRGEDEFFDSGRQREKDDEDDEVKKRKEKQRRRDRMRDRAADRIQFACSVCKFRSFEDEEIQKHLQSKFHKETLRFISTKLPDKTVEFLQEYIVNRNKKIEKRRQELMEKESAKPKPDPFKGIGQEHFFKKIEAAHCLACDMLIPAQHQLLQRHLHSVDHNHNRRLAAEQFKKTSLHVAKSVLNNRHIVKMLEKYLKGEDPFTNEAVDPEIEGVDNLGGDDKEETPEEVAAEVLAEVITAAVKAVEGEGVPTPKSIEMPAEGESAVDTAEATSGPHPEQPLEADTHCAMASGKGDADAEAGSEGAQAGNKVAEAEGEAEAEGTVTITVPAPAAPAAPEAAVEQTDAESKDVTPTE, from the exons ATGGAGCAGGGCTACGGAG GCTATGGGGCATGGAGTGCTGGACCCACCAACACCCAGG GTGCATATGGAACTGGTGTGGCCAGCTGGCAAG GTTATGAAAACTACAATTATTATGGTGCCCAGAACACCAGCGTCACCACCGCAGCAACCTACAGCTACGGCCCAGCCTCCTGGGAAGCCACCAAGGCTGGTGATGGCCTGGCGCCTGGGGGTCCTGCCATACATATGGCTTCTTACGGCCCAGAGCCATGCACTGACAATTCTGACTCACTCATTGCCAAGATCAACCAACGTCTAGACATGATGTCCAAGGAAGGAAGCAGGGGTGGGAGCAGCACCGgtggggagggcatgcaggaCCGGGAGAG TTCCTTCCGCTTCCAGTCATTTGACTCCTACGACTCCAGGCCTTGTCTGCCTGAGCACAATCCCTACCGTCCCAGCTATAGCTACAACTATGACTTTGACCTGGGACCTGACCGCAATGGTGGCTTTGGCAGTCAGTACAGTGACTGTCGGGACCCTGCCCGTGAGCCCCGCTCGCTCGATGGCTTCATGCGGGGCCGGGATCAGGGCCGCTTTCAGGACCGGAGCAACGCTGGCACCTTTATGCGCAGTGACCCCTTCATGACATCAGCGGCCTCCTCCCAACCGCTGTCTGCTCCCTGGACAGAGCTGAACTATGTGGGTGGACGGGGCCTGGGAGGCCCCGctcccagcaggcccccaccttccctcttctcccagtctgtggccccCCAGTCCATGGCCCCCAACTACGGAGTGATGGGCATGCAGGGGGCTGGAGGTTATGAAAACTCTGTGCCCTACAGATGTGGCCAGTCACAGACCCGGATGAGGGATCGG CCCAGGTGGAGAGGGTTTGACCGCTGCGGCCCAGATGGCATGGGCAGGAAACGGAAGCAGTTGCAAATCTATGATGAGCCGGATGCCAAGCAGGCCCGGGCCGACAGCGAAGGAGATTTTTCCGAGAATG ATGATGGAGCTGGTGACTTCCGGTCAGGAGATGAAGAATTCAGGGGT GAGGACGAATTCTTCGATTCCGGGAGGCAGAGAG AGAAGGATGACGAGGATGATGAagtgaagaagaggaaggaaaagcaaagGAGAAGAGACAGGATGCGAGACCGGGCAGCTGACAG GATTCAATTTGCCTGTTCCGTGTGCAAATTTCGTagctttgaagatgaagaaatCCAGAAGCATCTGCAAAGCAAATTCCACAAAGAGACACTGCGGTTTATAAGTACCAAACTGCCTGACAAGACGGTGGAGTTCCTTCAG GAATACATTGTAAACAGGAATAAGAAGATTGAGAAGCGACGTCAGGAACTGATGGAGAAGGAAAGCGCAAAACCAAAACCAGATCCTTTCAAAG GGATTGGCCAGGAGCACTTCTTCAAGAAGATCGAGGCTGCTCACTGCCTGGCTTGCGACATGCTGATCCCTGCGCAGCACCAGCTCCTCCAGCGGCACCTGCACTCCGTGGATCACAATCACAACCGCCGG TTGGCTGCTGAACAGTTCAAGAAAACAAGTCTCCATGTGGCTAAGAGTGTTTTGAACAACAGACATATAGTGAAGATGCTGGAAAAATACCTAAAG GGTGAAGACCCTTTCACCAATGAAGCCGTTGATCCAGAAATCGAAGGAGTTGACAATTTAGGAGGTGATGATAAGGAAGAGACACCTGAGGAGGTGGCCGCAGAAGTGTTAGCTGAGGTGATTACAGCAGCGGTGAAGGCAGTAGAGGGGGAAGGAGTGCCCACTCCAAAGAGTATTGAAATGCCGGCTGAAGGGGAAAGCGCCGTGGACACCGCAGAGGCGACCAGTGGTCCCCATCCTGAACAGCCGCTGGAGGCAGACACACACTGTGCAATGGCGTCCGGGAAGGGGGACGCAGACGCAGAGGCCGGAAGTGAAGGTGCCCAGGCTGGGAACAAGGTTGCAGAGGCGGAAGGTGAAGCAGAGGCAGAAGGCACTGTAACAATCACTGTTCCTGCCCCAGCGGCCCCAGCGGCCCCAGAAGCTGCAGTGGAACAAACTGACGCAGAGTCCAAAGATGTCACTCCCACAGAATGA
- the AKAP8 gene encoding A-kinase anchor protein 8 isoform X3 translates to MEQGYGGYENYNYYGAQNTSVTTAATYSYGPASWEATKAGDGLAPGGPAIHMASYGPEPCTDNSDSLIAKINQRLDMMSKEGSRGGSSTGGEGMQDRESSFRFQSFDSYDSRPCLPEHNPYRPSYSYNYDFDLGPDRNGGFGSQYSDCRDPAREPRSLDGFMRGRDQGRFQDRSNAGTFMRSDPFMTSAASSQPLSAPWTELNYVGGRGLGGPAPSRPPPSLFSQSVAPQSMAPNYGVMGMQGAGGYENSVPYRCGQSQTRMRDRPRWRGFDRCGPDGMGRKRKQLQIYDEPDAKQARADSEGDFSENDDGAGDFRSGDEEFRGEDEFFDSGRQREKDDEDDEVKKRKEKQRRRDRMRDRAADRIQFACSVCKFRSFEDEEIQKHLQSKFHKETLRFISTKLPDKTVEFLQEYIVNRNKKIEKRRQELMEKESAKPKPDPFKGIGQEHFFKKIEAAHCLACDMLIPAQHQLLQRHLHSVDHNHNRRLAAEQFKKTSLHVAKSVLNNRHIVKMLEKYLKGEDPFTNEAVDPEIEGVDNLGGDDKEETPEEVAAEVLAEVITAAVKAVEGEGVPTPKSIEMPAEGESAVDTAEATSGPHPEQPLEADTHCAMASGKGDADAEAGSEGAQAGNKVAEAEGEAEAEGTVTITVPAPAAPAAPEAAVEQTDAESKDVTPTE, encoded by the exons ATGGAGCAGGGCTACGGAG GTTATGAAAACTACAATTATTATGGTGCCCAGAACACCAGCGTCACCACCGCAGCAACCTACAGCTACGGCCCAGCCTCCTGGGAAGCCACCAAGGCTGGTGATGGCCTGGCGCCTGGGGGTCCTGCCATACATATGGCTTCTTACGGCCCAGAGCCATGCACTGACAATTCTGACTCACTCATTGCCAAGATCAACCAACGTCTAGACATGATGTCCAAGGAAGGAAGCAGGGGTGGGAGCAGCACCGgtggggagggcatgcaggaCCGGGAGAG TTCCTTCCGCTTCCAGTCATTTGACTCCTACGACTCCAGGCCTTGTCTGCCTGAGCACAATCCCTACCGTCCCAGCTATAGCTACAACTATGACTTTGACCTGGGACCTGACCGCAATGGTGGCTTTGGCAGTCAGTACAGTGACTGTCGGGACCCTGCCCGTGAGCCCCGCTCGCTCGATGGCTTCATGCGGGGCCGGGATCAGGGCCGCTTTCAGGACCGGAGCAACGCTGGCACCTTTATGCGCAGTGACCCCTTCATGACATCAGCGGCCTCCTCCCAACCGCTGTCTGCTCCCTGGACAGAGCTGAACTATGTGGGTGGACGGGGCCTGGGAGGCCCCGctcccagcaggcccccaccttccctcttctcccagtctgtggccccCCAGTCCATGGCCCCCAACTACGGAGTGATGGGCATGCAGGGGGCTGGAGGTTATGAAAACTCTGTGCCCTACAGATGTGGCCAGTCACAGACCCGGATGAGGGATCGG CCCAGGTGGAGAGGGTTTGACCGCTGCGGCCCAGATGGCATGGGCAGGAAACGGAAGCAGTTGCAAATCTATGATGAGCCGGATGCCAAGCAGGCCCGGGCCGACAGCGAAGGAGATTTTTCCGAGAATG ATGATGGAGCTGGTGACTTCCGGTCAGGAGATGAAGAATTCAGGGGT GAGGACGAATTCTTCGATTCCGGGAGGCAGAGAG AGAAGGATGACGAGGATGATGAagtgaagaagaggaaggaaaagcaaagGAGAAGAGACAGGATGCGAGACCGGGCAGCTGACAG GATTCAATTTGCCTGTTCCGTGTGCAAATTTCGTagctttgaagatgaagaaatCCAGAAGCATCTGCAAAGCAAATTCCACAAAGAGACACTGCGGTTTATAAGTACCAAACTGCCTGACAAGACGGTGGAGTTCCTTCAG GAATACATTGTAAACAGGAATAAGAAGATTGAGAAGCGACGTCAGGAACTGATGGAGAAGGAAAGCGCAAAACCAAAACCAGATCCTTTCAAAG GGATTGGCCAGGAGCACTTCTTCAAGAAGATCGAGGCTGCTCACTGCCTGGCTTGCGACATGCTGATCCCTGCGCAGCACCAGCTCCTCCAGCGGCACCTGCACTCCGTGGATCACAATCACAACCGCCGG TTGGCTGCTGAACAGTTCAAGAAAACAAGTCTCCATGTGGCTAAGAGTGTTTTGAACAACAGACATATAGTGAAGATGCTGGAAAAATACCTAAAG GGTGAAGACCCTTTCACCAATGAAGCCGTTGATCCAGAAATCGAAGGAGTTGACAATTTAGGAGGTGATGATAAGGAAGAGACACCTGAGGAGGTGGCCGCAGAAGTGTTAGCTGAGGTGATTACAGCAGCGGTGAAGGCAGTAGAGGGGGAAGGAGTGCCCACTCCAAAGAGTATTGAAATGCCGGCTGAAGGGGAAAGCGCCGTGGACACCGCAGAGGCGACCAGTGGTCCCCATCCTGAACAGCCGCTGGAGGCAGACACACACTGTGCAATGGCGTCCGGGAAGGGGGACGCAGACGCAGAGGCCGGAAGTGAAGGTGCCCAGGCTGGGAACAAGGTTGCAGAGGCGGAAGGTGAAGCAGAGGCAGAAGGCACTGTAACAATCACTGTTCCTGCCCCAGCGGCCCCAGCGGCCCCAGAAGCTGCAGTGGAACAAACTGACGCAGAGTCCAAAGATGTCACTCCCACAGAATGA